In Labrus bergylta chromosome 1, fLabBer1.1, whole genome shotgun sequence, one genomic interval encodes:
- the LOC136180455 gene encoding apoptosis-stimulating of p53 protein 2-like — translation MMPMFLTVYLSNNDQHFNEVPITPETLCRDVVDLCKEPGEADCYLAEMWRGSERVVGEGERMFEALQRWGQQRGEVRYLLRHQRAPGRDAGGSRVADPMMKRNQVKASVERCLENGVSAPRLDLTLSDLQDLATRQQQQINAQQQLLASKEQRLRYLKLQDQRQQQQEVSEQERLQQLRENAQNQEAKLRRVRGLRGQVEQKRLSNSKLVEEIEQMTGLFQQKQRELLVAVSRVEELSDQLEALRSNRFEPPFPPSYHNNTSSTAELERLYKELQLRNKLNHDQSGRLQQQRDSLNKRNLEVASMDRRLAELRQRLWKKKAALQQKENLPVTSDGVAPQHCGGSRVAAVGPYIQSSSTTGSQGPPVQARQEALVKPAYPDGTATLPMPDSSLKPPPRPVKPAAGFATTTINKLSDWTGSFSESSGGYSHASTLPRMSSHSSGGKIISDQKGLSVSDIPPPVPSRTNHSAENLLRDNQAAGKGLSKMAAPPPLPSKPKPFSTSGPPTLSKPAYSTGTFPGKARPVGGHHTRAPAGVLFTHSSTLPLPHKQESPPAAAVRPYTPELSEAPPPLLQKPQTLAASSIYSMYTQQATPGKGYQPSGGTLPRSSTRVYGKPKKPTFSADSVTLSSGSAVSDGCEADNSCLGNSEGVTTETSERSNPRPLSPTKLLPFLSNPHRNPSDADLEALRRRLHHAPRPLKKRSSITEPEGPGGPNIQKLLYQKTTLAAMETIPMETVGPVGETQPGVQEEWMGDVDVMPEVDNFNQPLDSSPEDNLTPPPLPPRSPIPDPASCRPLHPPVGDKEEKEVCPPAPRDYFSEEFPPYPPPPYPTSVEGEQGDEGLHLQPPEVTGQVAMPPGKKSILRKAGSERGDRSVRVKFNPLALLLDSSLEGEYDLVQRVIYDVEDPSMPNDEGITALHNAVCAGHTEIVKFLVQFGVNANAADSDGWTPLHCAASCNNVQVCKFLVESGAAVFATTHSDMQTAADKCEEMEEGYAQCSQFLYGVQEKMGVMNRGVVYALWDYEPQSEDELGFSEGDCMTVLRREDDMETEWWWARCGDHEGYIPRNLLGLYLRIKPRQRSLA, via the exons ATGATGCCG ATGTTCCTCACCGTGTACCTGAGCAACAACGACCAGCACTTCAACGAGGTTCCCATCACGCCGGAGACGCTGTGCCGGGATGTGGTCGATCTCTGCAAGGAGCCCGGAGAGGCCGACTGCTACCTGGCCGAGATGTGGAGAGGCTCAG AGCGCGTTGTGGGAGAAGGAGAGCGGATGTTTGAGGCGTTGCAGCGATGGGGGCAACAGAGGGGGGAGGTTCGTTACCTCCTGCGTCACCAGAGAGCTCCAGGGCGGGATGCAG GTGGATCCAGAGTTGCAGACccgatgatgaagaggaaccaGGTGAAAGCTTCTGTGGAGAGATGTCTGGAAAACGGG GTGTCAGCTCCTCGTCTTGACCTGACGCTGAGCGACCTGCAGGATCTGGCGAcccggcagcagcagcagatcaacgcccagcagcagctcctggcCTCCAAG GAGCAGCGGCTGCGGTACCTGAAGCTGCAGGATCAgcgtcagcagcagcaggaggtttCTGAACAGGAGCGactgcagcagctcagagagAATGCACAAAACCAGGAGGCCAAACTGCGACGGGTCCGGGGACTCAGGGGCCAGGTGGAGCAGAAACGCCTCAGCAATAGCAAACTAG TGGAGGAGATCGAGCAGATGACCGGCCTGTTCCAGCAGAAGCAGAGGGAGCTGCTGGTCGCCGTGTCCAGGGTGGAGGAGCTGAGCGACCAGCTGGAGGCGCTGAGGAGCAACAGATTCGAGCCTCCTTTTCCTCCGTCCTATCACAACAACACCTCCTCCACTGCTGAGCTGGAGCGCCTTTATAAAGAGCTGCAG TTGAGGAACAAGCTGAACCACGATCAGAGCGGccggctgcagcagcagagagacagtCTGAACAAGAGGAACCTGGAGGTGGCTTCGATGGACCGACGGCTGGCCGAGCTCAGACAGCGGCTCTGGAAGAAGAAGGCCGCCCTGCAGCAGAAGGAGAACCTGCCG GTGACTTCAGACGGCGTTGCACCTCAGCACTGCGGGGGCTCCAGAGTGGCGGCGGTGGGTCCGTACATCCAGTCGTCCTCCACTACAGGCTCCCAGGGGCCTCCAGTGCAGGCCCGACAGGAGGCTCTGGTGAAGCCAGCGTACCCTGACGGCACCGCCACCCTCCCCATGCCAGACTCGTCCCTGAAGCCGCCTCCCAGACCAGTAAAACCAGCTGCAG GTTTTGCCACAACAACAATCAACAAACTCTCTGACTGGACCGGCTCATTTTCTGAATCCAGTGGAGGGTACAGCCATGCGTCTACGCTGCCTCGGATGTCCAGTCACAGCTCCG GTGGTAAAATCATCTCTGATCAGAAGGGTCTCTCTGTGTCCGACATCCCGCCCCCTGTTCCCTcacggaccaatcacagcgctgaGAACCTGCTCAGAGACAATCAG gCTGCAGGGAAAGGTCTTTCAAAGATGGCGGCTCCACCTCCACTTCCATCTAAGCCCAAACCGTTCTCCACCTCCGGCCCTCCGACCCTCTCTAAGCCCGCCTACAGCACGGGGACCTTCCCAGGTAAGGCACGGCCGGTCGGGGGTCACCACACCAGAGCTCCGGCGGGGGTTCTCTTCACCCACAGCAGCACCCTCCCTCTGCCCCACAAACAGGAGAGCCCACCGGCCGCCGCTGTACGCCCATACACCCCTGAGCTCTCGGAGGCTCCGCCCCCTTTGCTGCAGAAGCCTCAGACTCTGGCGGCTTCGTCTATCTACTCCATGTACACGCAGCAGGCCACACCAGGGAAGGGCTACCAGCCGAGCGGGGGAACACTGCCCCGCAGCAGCACCAGAG TTTACGGGAAACCAAAGAAGCCAACCTTCTCTGCAGACAGTGTCACCTTGAGCTCAGGGTCCGCTGTCTCTGACGGATGTGAGGCTGACAACAGTTGCCTTGGTAACAGCGAAGGTGTCACTACAGAGACATCAGAACGCTCCAACCCTCGACCTCTCAGCCCTACCAAGCTCCTCCCCTTCCTGTCCAACCCCCACAGGAACCCGAGCGACGCCGACCTGGAAGCCCTGCGGCGCCGGCTGCACCACGCCCCCCGGCCCCTGAAGAAACGCAGCTCCATCACGGAGCCGGAGGGCCCGGGGGGGCCCAACATCCAGAAGCTGCTCTATCAAAAGACCACTCTGGCTGCAATGGAAACCATCCCCATGGAGACGGTTGGTCCAGTGGGGGAAACACAGCCTGGAGTTCAGGAGGAATGGATGGGAGATGTGGATGTGATGCCCGAGGTCGACAACTTCAACCAACCACTGGATAGTAGCCCAGAGGACAACCTGACCCCGCCCCCTTTACCCCCCCGCTCACCCATTCCTGACCCTGCCTCCTGCCGCCCCCTGCACCCCCCTGTGGGGGacaaggaggagaaggaggtgtGTCCCCCCGCCCCCCGGGACTACTTCTCAGAAGAGTTCCCCCCGTACCCGCCCCCGCCTTACCCCACCAGTGTAGAGGGGGAGCAGGGGGACGAGGGGCTCCACCTGCAGCCGCCAGAGGTCACAGGACAGGTCGCAATGCCTCCG GGTAAGAAGTCGATCCTCCGTAAAGCCGGCTCAGAGCGGGGCGACCGCAGCGTGAGGGTCAAGTTCAACCCTCTGGCCCTGCTGCTGGACTCGTCCCTGGAGGGGGAATACGACCTCGTCCAGAGGGTCATTTATGAT gtGGAAGATCCCAGCATGCCAAACGACGAAGGAATCACGGCGCTGCACAATGCCGTCTGCGCTGGGCACACTGAGATTGTAAAGTTTCTCGTTCAGTTTGGAGTCAACGCAAACGCTGCCGACAGCGACGGCTG GACTCCCCTCCACTGCGCTGCATCCTGTAACAACGTTCAGGTCTGTAAGTTCCTGGTGGAGTCGGGAGCGGCCGTGTTCGCCACGACGCACAGCGACATGCAGACGGCTGCCGACAAATGTGAAGAGATGGAGGAAGGCTACGCCCAGTGCTCCCAGTTCCTCTACG GCGTTCAGGAGAAGATGGGCGTGATGAACCGGGGCGTGGTGTACGCTTTGTGGGACTACGAGCCACAGAGTGAGGACGAGCTCGGCTTCAGCGAGGGCGACTGTATGACGGTGTTGAGGCGTGAGGACGACATGGAGACCGAGTGGTGGTGGGCCAGATGTGGCGACCACGAGGGCTACATCCCGCGCAACCTCCTCGGG CTGTATCTGAGGATCAAGCCGCGACAGAGGAGCCTGGCTTAA